The following are from one region of the Streptomyces rubrogriseus genome:
- a CDS encoding acyl-CoA carboxylase subunit beta yields the protein MTVLDEAPGEPTDARGRVAELHGIRAQALAGPSEKATAAQHAKGKLTARERIELLLDTGSFREVEQLRRHRATGFGLEAKKPYTDGVITGWGTVEGRTVFVYAHDFRIFGGALGEAHATKIHKIMDMAIAAGAPLVSLNDGAGARIQEGVSALAGYGGIFQRNTKASGVIPQISVMLGPCAGGAAYSPALTDFVFMVRDTSQMFITGPDVVKAVTGEEITQNGLGGADVHAETSGVCHFAYDDEETCLAEVRYLLSLLPQNNRENPPRAESSDPVDRRSDTLLDLVPADGNRPYDMTKVIEELVDEGEYLEVHERWARNIICALARLDGQVVGIVANQPQALAGVLDIEASEKAARFVQMCDAFNIPIITLLDVPGFLPGVDQEHGGIIRHGAKLLYAYCNATVPRISLILRKAYGGAYIVMDSQSIGADLTYAWPTNEIAVMGAEGAANVIFRRQIADAEDPEAMRARMVKEYKSELMHPYYAAERGLVDDVIDPAETREVLIKSLAMLHTKHADLPSRKHGNPPQ from the coding sequence ATGACCGTTTTGGATGAGGCGCCGGGCGAGCCGACGGACGCGCGCGGGCGGGTGGCCGAGCTGCACGGGATCCGTGCGCAGGCGCTCGCCGGGCCGAGTGAGAAGGCGACGGCGGCGCAGCACGCCAAGGGCAAGCTGACGGCACGTGAGCGCATCGAGCTGCTCCTGGACACCGGCTCCTTCCGCGAGGTCGAGCAGCTGCGCCGGCACCGGGCGACCGGGTTCGGCCTGGAGGCCAAGAAGCCGTACACCGACGGTGTCATCACCGGCTGGGGCACGGTCGAGGGCCGCACGGTCTTCGTCTACGCCCACGACTTCCGGATCTTCGGCGGCGCGCTGGGCGAGGCCCACGCCACGAAGATCCACAAGATCATGGACATGGCCATCGCGGCCGGTGCCCCGCTGGTGTCGCTGAACGACGGCGCCGGCGCCCGTATCCAGGAGGGCGTCAGCGCGCTCGCCGGGTACGGCGGCATCTTCCAGCGCAACACCAAGGCGTCCGGCGTCATCCCGCAGATCAGCGTGATGCTCGGCCCCTGCGCGGGCGGCGCGGCCTACAGCCCCGCCCTCACCGACTTCGTCTTCATGGTCCGCGACACCTCGCAGATGTTCATCACGGGCCCGGACGTCGTCAAGGCGGTCACCGGCGAGGAGATCACGCAGAACGGCCTGGGCGGCGCCGACGTGCACGCCGAGACGTCCGGCGTGTGCCACTTCGCCTACGACGACGAGGAGACCTGCCTCGCCGAGGTCCGCTACCTCCTCTCCCTGCTGCCGCAGAACAACCGGGAGAACCCGCCCCGCGCCGAGTCCTCCGACCCGGTGGACCGCCGCTCGGACACCCTCCTCGACCTGGTCCCGGCGGACGGCAACCGCCCGTACGACATGACCAAGGTCATCGAGGAACTCGTCGACGAGGGCGAGTACCTGGAGGTCCACGAGCGCTGGGCCCGCAACATCATCTGCGCGCTGGCCCGTCTCGACGGGCAGGTCGTCGGCATCGTCGCCAACCAGCCGCAGGCCCTGGCCGGTGTCCTGGACATCGAGGCGTCGGAGAAGGCGGCCCGCTTCGTCCAGATGTGCGACGCCTTCAACATCCCGATCATCACCCTTCTGGACGTACCCGGCTTCCTGCCCGGCGTCGACCAGGAGCACGGCGGGATCATCCGCCACGGGGCCAAGCTCCTCTACGCGTACTGCAACGCGACCGTGCCCCGGATCTCGCTGATCCTGCGCAAGGCGTACGGAGGTGCTTACATCGTCATGGACAGCCAGTCCATCGGCGCCGACCTCACCTACGCCTGGCCGACCAACGAGATCGCCGTCATGGGCGCGGAAGGTGCCGCGAACGTCATCTTCCGCCGGCAGATCGCCGACGCCGAGGACCCCGAGGCCATGCGGGCGCGCATGGTCAAGGAGTACAAGTCCGAGCTGATGCACCCCTACTACGCGGCCGAACGCGGCCTGGTCGACGACGTCATCGACCCTGCCGAAACCCGCGAGGTGCTGATCAAGTCCCTGGCGATGCTCCACACCAAGCACGCCGACCTGCCCTCCCGCAAGCACGGCAACCCGCCGCAGTGA